TATAACAGTCAAATGTGGAAGCAACGTAAAGTCCattgacaaatgaataaagaaactgcaCATATATACATTCAGCCTTAGAATGGGAGGAAATTCTGTAATACGCGACAAGATGGATGAACCCGGAGGACAGGATGCTAAGCTAACAAGACGGACATGGAAAGTCAAATATTGCACAATTCCACTTCTATGAGGCACTGAAAATAGACTCCTGGGAGTAAAGACTAGAATGGTGggtgccagaggctgggaggagggggaatgGGGCGTTGCTAATCCACGGGTATGAAGTTTCAGCGGTGCAAGATGAGCGCTTCCTAGAATCTATCAGGCTGCTCATTTAAAAATGCTATGTTCTTGCTTAAAGATCATGCTATGTTCTTGCTTAAAATCCTGGATAGTGTCTCCTTTGGAAAAAATGCATCCAGACTTTTACGAGGGCTGGGGTGGCCCCCCCGGCTGCTCCCCCTTATCCTGTGGCCTTCCTCACTCCCTGTGCCTCAGCTACACgaattgtttgttttgtttttttagatacGTCAAACTCTTGGCTCCTTCTCCTGTTTCATGTCTCAGCTTAAAAgtctcctcagagaggccttcagCCGGCTCTCCCCCTAACCCTGAACTGTTGTTTCCTTCTTACCGCTGGTCACATTTCTTACAGATTTGTActtgtttgcttttctgcttgctttttgGCTGCCCTGTCCGGAGTATGAAGGCTCCGTGGAGCCATGGCCAGGTCAGTCCCTTGTTGCATCTGGTCTCCTTTCAGAGCGGCTCATGGGGATTTTTGGTTGAATGAAGGCATGAAGGAGCATCTTTCCCAGAGTCAGGTCAGATGGCCAGCGCCTCTCACCCAGACTAGGCCAGCAGGCTCCTGCTCCAGGGAGGCGGGGCTGCTCGGACCCAGCCGCATCTGATCCTGGCCTCCATCTTCCTGGCTTCCTAAGCTCAGGCTCGGGTCTGGCTCTGGGCTGGGCCGGTGACCCGCCTCCCCCCGGGCATGCCATGCTCTCTGTCCCTCAGCCCGGATCAGCTGCCCAGCCATCTCCCTTTCTCCAAAAGTTTCCCCAACTTGTAGTCAGGTTGCGGGGGTCAGGGTGGAGAAGGGAGGGCAGGGACTCACCAGCGCCGCTGGCCCCGACGCTCGGCCTCCAGGAGCTCCCGCCACAGCTGGTCCTGCTGCACGCCGCCACCGCAGGCAGCTCCCTGGGCCACCCGCTGCGCCTTCAGAGCCTGGGGGGCCTGACAGCCACCAGCAAGACCCCTGCTGGCCATAGGGCCAATCCGGGcagctggggagacagaggttggCGGCCTGGTGGGGGACAATCGGTGCCCAGGTGATGTGGTTCTCTGGAGCCCAGGGGTGGGGTGGCTCCCCATgggtgcaagtgtgtgtgtgtgtgtgtgtgtgtgtgtgtgtgtgtgagagagagagagagagagagagagagagagagactcctgTGCCTGAGCTCAGCTCAAACCTCCTCCTGGAACACTCTCTCCCTCCTAACCCCGGGACAGCCTGGGCAGGGTCCTCCTCACTGTCGCTTTAGGCCTCGAGCTCAGAGTGGCCGATGGGGAGAGCATTTGAGCCCAGTTTTGTTTTGAACTCCCGCCTGTGTTGACTGTTGTCCTGGGAACGGGCAGCTCCCAGGAAAGAGGCGGGCCCCGTGTGTGCGTGCGGGTGTGTGCGGGTgtgtgcgggtgtgtgtgtgtgtgtgtgtgtgtgtgtttgtgatctGAGCCCTAGGGCTGGGGGGCAGAGAGTTCTTGAGTAGATGCCACGCCCAGTTCAGCAGCCCCCTACCCCGAGGCCGGAGTCCTCCGAGCAGggtaggggaggaggagggagcgaAGCCGGGGCTCCTGGGGGCCACCCCCACCATTGTCGCACTTGGCTTCCGGCAGCCGCCTTCAGGCCGTGGGGCGATGATAGTCCTGTGCTGCCCCCTCGTGGATGCTGCGAGGCTTGCACGAGATGGTGGACCTGAGGGCGCTCTGGGAATTGTGGATCAGGCATCAGTGTGAAGCTTCCTGCTTGTTTGGGAACAATGGCGGAGGTCATGAGCTTCTGTCGGGCGAGGGAAAATGAGTGCAATGCACTAGGAACATCCGCTCTGTCTGTAAACCCGGAGCGTTCACACAGCACTCTGCTTTATGTCTGAGACCTCCCAGCCATGCCTTTCCAAcgccattctacagatgaggaaactgaggcccttaCCGGCAAGATTAAGTGACCGCCCACGGTCACACAGTCACCAGCTGAAGGGAACAGGGAGAACCTGAGGGCTCACGGTCCGAGCCCTCAGCCCTGTTTCTGTTCTAACTGGGTGCAGCCAGGCTCCCTCCGTGGCAGCCTCTCCTGGTCTGGCTCAGCTGAGCTCCAGGGATGCCCGCTGCTCTCATCACTTCTGCCTCCTGCACTCTCTGCTTCCGGTTCTCTGGGTTTCGTGCCGTTCCGgtaggtgctggcagattcacaGTTCCTTCCACGCAGCTTCTCTGTGGGTCCATTCAGCTGGGCCGCTGCTTCCTATCGTTGTACAGGAAGAGCTAAGTGCAGACAAAACCCTGATGAATAGAGAGGCCTGTGCAGAGTGCCTGGGGTGCAGGGCAGCAGGGCAGCCAGTGAACCACAGGGCACTGTGGCCAGTCCTGTGTGCCCCTGCTGGATTCTGCTTCTGTGAGGGAGGCAGCAAGGAGTTGGGACTTCACAGGTGAAAGGACTTGCCAGGTAGAAAAACTGGGGTGACCACAAAAGCTTGGATGCAAGAGAGAGCCTGGCATTTTGGGAGATGTGGGGGAGGAGACAAGGACGGGGGTGGCAGGGCACATGGGGGCAGGCCCCGGGGTGTTTTCCACTGTATCCTGTACCCAGTGGGGAGATACTGATGGGCTGTGAGCCCCAACGGAACTGCAGGGAACAGAACCATCAGGAAAGGGGTAAGAAACAGGTGAGGTCGCCATTGCCATGGTGTGGGTAAGCAATGGCAATGAAGCCCCTACCGGGCTCAGGTGGAGGGCTGGCGTGGAGAAGACAGGGCTGAGAGCCAGGCCAGAAAGAGCTGCCAGCTTTGTCTTCCCACACTTGCGTGAGGATGGAGCTGAGGGGTGTGACCTTTTGGGAAAACATTAGTCTAAAATCAGAGCTGCAAGCCTGGGACTCTGTCTTTCCTCTGTCCCTCCCCTCAGAGCTGGGATGACACAGGCTGGCATCTAGTGACTTAAATTTTCCTGGTAAAGATGAGCGCAGCAGGAGCGTGGCAGGGTGGGCCGCTGTGTGCTGCTCCCATGGAGGTGTCTGTGCTCCCTGCACCGCGACGACAGGTTCCTGCCATGCCCAAGGAGCAGCGGCTCTGACCTCCCTGAACCCCCAGAAGCTGGGTTCTAAAGACACCCCGTGAGTGTCTTTAGAGAGGACAATGTGTCCTGGGAGGCTTTGTCAGGCTGACTGCAGGCTGTagccctgagcagctgggaacaGCCATGCAGTTTGCTCAGATACCTCCAGCCCTGGCCACAGGCTCTAGACACAGGGACCAGGACAAAAAAGGCCAGCAAGGGCATCTGCGACAAACCATCACGACTGATCGAGTTCCTGATCTATGTAGAGGCTAAATATCtccactgagttttttttttagacggagtctcactctgttaccggggctggagtgcagtggtatgatcttggctcactgcaatctctgcctcccaggttcaagcgattctcctgcctcagcttcccgagtagctgggaaaacaggtgtgcactgccacacccagctaatttctttcgtatttctagtagagacagggtttcaccatgttggccaggctggtctcgaactcctgacctcaggtgatccacccaccttggcttcccaaagcgctgggatcacaggtgtgagccatggcgcccggctgGAGATTggttcttaaaaattaaaatataatttaaaaaccatttcaGACCGAGAGTTGATAGAGGGCTGGACTgatgggtgacaaagcaaatacaATACAACGTAACTGTAGAATCTAGGTGGTGGGCATATGGGTGGGCATATTCTGGGTGTctgaaaaacttcaaaataaaatgttgaggggaaaaaaacacctCACCTGCCAGTCCAGGTCAGTCACTGCCAGTCTCTTTTCACATGTCCTTATCCCTGGAAAAACATCCAAATTCACTCTGGGTGCGCCTCAGTGAGCCCCAGCCTGGGAGGACCCACGCCGCCCTGCCCCTCCCGCAGCTCTAAGGCTGGCCTCACCTGGGGATCAGGACACCGGGTTCCAGTCCCTGCTCTGCCAGTGACTTGCTCTGTGCCCTTGAGCGAGGGCTCAGGGCACAGCCCACATTTTGTGGTCTAACTTTACATGAGACTTTCCAGGGGAGCACAAGAATCCCTGCCTTTGGGAGGTTGCTGGAGTTGTCTTTGAATGGGTTTTCCTCAACCCTAAAAGGCTTAGCAAGTTCAGGGCCTTCAGCTGGGCGAGGAGAACGTTCCAGCCCAGGCAGCCACTGTGTGGCCCCACCAGCCCGGGAGCAAGGACACCTGCGATTCGCAGAGCGCGACGAGGCTCCGCCCTGCGAGCCAGCCCCGCCTACTTCCTGTCGGCCCCGCCCCTTCCCGGGTCGGGGAGCGAGGGAGGGTCCCGAGCTCCGTCCAGCTCCGCGGGCGCAGAGCCCAGGGGCCCCGGAGCTTGGGAGCCCGCGGGAGAGAGCTGAAGGGGCGGATCcgtgggaggtgaaggcaggggAAATGCGTGTCtgcattttttaatttgcagGGGATATTTTTTGTCCCTTTTGTCCCCGAAGCCTCTGCTTTTTGGATGAAAAGTTGGCTTTACtaccctctctctccttcccgcGCGCACACACCTTGGAGGCGTCATACCAGGCGGTGACCGCAGAGGAAGCATCCAGCGCCACAATTCTTGCCTTGTCAGCTGCTCCCGCCAAGTCCCCAGAAAGCTCCCGGTTCATCAGAACAGCAACGTTAAAGGAAGGCCCAATTTATCTATGGAAAAATCTGCTCCCGCCTTCCTCTTGTAGCCCCAAccgttttcacttataagtagcCGCTTTGGGTCTAACTGTTGGTTCTACAGTTGCTGTCAATGTGCCCACCATTTTGTACTCAGCttaaaattgtttgtttgtttgtttatttatttatttagaggcagagtctcgttctatcacccaggctggagtgcagtgggacacgatctctgttcactacaacctccacctcctgggatcaagtgattctcccgtctcagcctcctgagtagctgggattatagacgtgcgccaccatgttcgactaatttttgcatttttagtagagacggggtttcgccatgttggccaggcttgtcctgaactcttgactcaagtgatctgcccaacttggcctcccaaagtgctgggattacaggcgtgagtcatcatgcctggccaaaaaaattgtttttaatgtatcagcaacatcttttcatgtttctctttacaatttttttttcttttttgagacagggtcttaactttgtcacccagacatggtcatagctcattgcagcctccatctccctgggctcaggggatccatctcagcctcccaagtagctgggaccacaggtgctttATAAGCTTTACACATCTCATTGTAGCCAGTTTCTTAGAGTTGATGCACCATAATGTGTTTAActaaatttttctcttcttggacaTTTAGATTTTGTTCAGGTTTAGCACCAGCTGTGATAAGGGTCTTCAAGCCTCTGCTTCCTGCTGTGGAATTGTTGCCACAGGACACATTCCCCGATGGGATTACTGAGTCAGAGGAAGTGGACGTTGAGTGGCTTTCAACAGACAGGCTGTGTTGCTCTCATGGTGTCCATGCAGGTACCACCAGCAATGTGTACACATACAGGAAGCGCCGGCTTCCCTGTAGTCTTGTTGCCATGGCGTGTTGGGGTCTCTGAGACCACCCTGGGTTTGACGATCGGCTAGGAAAACTCGCAGGACTCAGCATACAGTGATACTCGAGGCTATGATGTATTACGACAACAGGACATgaagcaaaatcagcaaaggaaaaaGGCACGTGGGTCAAGTCCAGAGGAAAGGGAGTGTGAGGGTCCAAGACCCTGTCACACGCTGGACGCACTCACTTCCCCCAGCAGTGTGTTGGGACAACACATGTGGAATGCCATCTGTCAGGGACACTCACTAGAGATTTGGCACCCAGGATTTTACTGCAGGCTAGTCACAAAGGCACCCTCTGCCTAGCATGTACCGAAATTCTGGACTCCCAGTACGAAGACATAAACCACAGTGTTTACATGGTTTAGGGGCAGTGAGCTGTTCTTATCAGGGAAGGGTGGGAACACTCCCCAAGTCAATTTCCCAGATACCAACCAAGGGCCAACCTTGCAAGCAGTCCTTGCTAAAGATGACATTgctataatttgtatttctttcatttttcttttgagggTAAATCATGTCGGTATAAAATAATGAGACGGGACTGGGCCATCCGACGGTTCATTCACTGTCAAGGCTGGAGGTTGATGCCAGCTGTCGGCTGTGACCTCAGGTGGGTCTGGCGGCCAGCTGGGGCCCCTCCGTGTGGCTTGGGCTTCTCTCCAATGTGAAGTGGCTGTGTTTCAAGGATGAGGAACTGACAAAGAGGGAGCCAGGTGGAAGCTGTGTCACCTTTTCTATCCTAACCACAGAAGCCACCCTGTGCCACTTCTACCACGTTCTGTTTATTAGAAACAAGTACAAATACTGGCCCATATTCAAAGGGAGGAGAATTAAACTCCACTTTTAATGGGAGAAGGATCAAATAATTTGCAGAGGTTATTTAAAACCATCACAAACAGATTTGGCATGTTTAGGCATttattctacacacacacaaaaaagatacaaatgtGCAAAGTTACTTGAGACTATTTTCTGCGGTATTATTTgtgttagtaaaaaaaaaaaaaaaaaaaaggggaaacaatctaaatgtccatcaagggccaggtgcactggctcatgcctgtgatcccagtactttgggaagctgaggcgggtggattatctgaggtcaggagttcgagaccagcctggccaacatggtgaaaccccatctctactaaaagtacagaaaattagccgagcgtagtggtgcatgcctgtagtcccagctactcgggaggctgaggcaggagaattgcttgaaccctggaggcggaggttacagtgagctgagatcacgccactgcactctagcctgggcaacagcaagactccatctcaaaaaaaaaaaaaaaaattcatcaataGGTGATGGGTTATGTTACTTGTGTATCTTTACTATACTTATTACTTGTAAAGATGTCGTCTATATAATGTCAAGCAAAACAAACAtgataaaacaataacaaaacgtGTTGCAAAGTGGTATATGTGGTCTGATTCTGGTGTTGTTATTATGAGTTGAATGCAtggaaaaaatctgaacagacgtGCTTCCTCCTGTGTCTACTGCATATCTTTAGGGAgtaggccggaatgcagtggtgtgagcatggctccctgtagcctccaactcctgggctcggcaatcctcccacctcagcctcccgagtagctgggactacaggcatgcgtcaccatgcctgggtagTTTTCgcattttcttgtagagacagggtctcaccgtgttgcccaggctagtctcaaactcttgggctcaagcaatctgcctgccttggcttcccagagtgctagaattataggtgtgagccactgcacctggtcaatcATGTTAACGCCTAAGACATGACTGTCAGGGGTAGTGGAAAGAGCACAGAATTAAGAATCCAGAGAACTGGGTTCTAGTCTGTCTAGGCTCCGACCCTAccttcctgggctttttttttttttttttttttttgagacaggctctccctctgttgtccaggctggagtggagtggtgccaTCACGACTGACTATAGCCTCCCGTGTCctgtgattttcccacctcagtgccctgagtaactgggaccacaggtgtgtgccatcacacccagctaattttatttattctactgtggtaatggggtctcactatgttacccaggctggtctcaaactcctgggctcaagtgatccaccctcctcggccaccaaaagtactggggttataggcgtcagccactatgcccggcctggGCCCATTGGTAAGGATTATTCAGCAGTAAAGATAGTAAATGTGTGACAGTCTTTCTCGGATTATGTATTAGTTTGCCACAGCTGCCCTAACGCAATGCCACGAACTGGGTGGCTAAACAAGGGAAATGTAGCATCTCACAGTGCTGGAGGTTAGAGGTCTGAGAATAGGGGTTGGTGGGGTTCATTCCTTCTGAGGCAGTGAGGGAGAACCTGTGCCAGGCCCCTTACCTTGCTTTTGGGGCCTTCCTGGCAATCTTCAAGTTCCTTGGTGTGTAGAAGCATCACCCTAATCTCtaccttcatcttcacatggtgttgTTTCTTCGTGTGTCTCTGtttcaatttctccttttttgtgaGGTCACATTCATACTGGATCTcagcccaccctactccagtatgacctcatctgaaCTCCTCACATGGACAGTGACCCTGgttccaaataaggtcaccttCTGGggtctggggattaggacttcaatgCAAATTTCAAGAAGCACAATTCAACCAATGACAGATGATACAGATTTGAATTCCTTCTGGGATCTACTCAGGGATGAAACCGACCTtgtatggccaggcgtggtgggtcacgcctgtaattccagccctttgggaggccgaggcaagtagatcacctgagatcaggagttccagaccagcctggccaacatggcaaaaacacagctctactaaaaatacaaaagttagccaggcgtggtggcacgagcctgtgatcccagctacttgggaggctgaggcaggagaatcacttgaaaccgggaggtggaggttgaagtgagctgagatcacgccagtgcactccaggctgagtgagagtgagactccatctcaaaaaaaaaaaaaaaaaaaaaaaaaaaagaaccaacctTGTATTCAGCCCCCACTGTACATCAGGCATTATTTCCAGTCCTCACCTCATCTCATTCGGTGAACAGTATTagctccattttatggatgagaacaCAAAGGTAGGCTGAGTGTCTTGTGCAGGGACACAGGCAATAAGTGGCAGGCCTGGCATGGAATTCACGCATACGACTTCTAAATTCTGTGCTTTATTTGAACTGCAGAGCTGGGGCTTGACTAATACTTGACTACGCCtaagttttttttccccaggaactTCCTTGATAATTTTCATTAAATAGACCTTACATTTTCAATCCAGTCAAGCCTCTGGGAGATAAGTTAAAAATTCCCTGATGGATAATGACATTAAAAACAGCAACTAGTACACTGCTTTAAAAGTGTGCTTTCGTGCATTTCCCTTGTGAAATATTGTGACAGCCTCATGAGGTGGAGCTGATCACATATGGATTTAGGGGCAGAAACTGGAAGACCACGACCCACCTAGACCACACAGGCAAGAAATGGACCCCCAGGACCAGAATCCCTTCTGACTATAGTTCCTGGTCTCTTCTTGAGTTGTTATTTACAGAGAAAAAGCATCTCACATAAACAGTTTTACTTCAGTTATCAAAAAGATACTCAATGATCTATATTTCAAAGACTCTAGATTCATGGGAGTTGGGGAAATTTTAAGCATTCGGAACGTATTCTGGAGCATGTCTTTATGTTCTTTATTCTGTAGCCTCCCATGGGTGGGCAGCCGAATGCGTTTTGGGAGAAAGCAGGTCTTGTGGATAATATTTCTGAAGATCGGAGCAGGTTGTGTCCAAGTCCATGTTGGCCATGACTGCAGAACACCCCAGAGGCAGCAGGGGGCACCCTGGAGCTTTGTATCCTCCCTCCGACCCGCGGCATCTCCCCTGGCTCCACCATCCCCAGGTGCCCAGAAGCCGGGTGTCTCAGGTCAGACGCACGCTGGTTCGCTATGGCCATTTCTGATCAGACACAGAACAAATGGATTGTCCAGATACGGTGTCTGTGAAAGGCGCCCAGCTGTGGGCCTGGGGAGGCAGGTGCCCTGGCAGGGGTGACATTCTTAACCCACAGGGAGGGCCCAGAAGGGATGTGGGAGGCCACCTGCCGTGCAGCATTCGGGGGTCTTGGAGGTGGGCAGCAGCTGTTGACCTGTGAGCGTGGAGGAGCATCAGCGCTTGAACAGCGGAAGCAGCATTTACAGGCCAACACCAGCCCGGCAAGGGCCGGGGCCCAAGGCTATGGTGTCCAGAGCCTCCCAGCTCCCACTCTGGCCTCCAGTGGCCATGGAATTGCTAACTATGAGGGCGCGAGCTTCTCCCAGCAAGTCAAGGGGACGCTATGTGCTGCGATAATGGGTCCAGCCGCCTTGCATTTGGCCTTCCAAgcccctctctgagccccaggacTTACCCACACCAGCCGGCCCATGCAGGGTGGACCTAGCCTGCGTCAGTCAGGCCTCATTCTGGAGCCAGGCTTGGTGCAAACTCCCAGCTGAGCTCACACGCTGGCTGCGGTCTGTGATACTTCCCTGGTGGTCTCTGACAGGGCCGTATGGCCTCCCTCTGGAACCCAGGCTGCACACTCCAGGAGCTGGGGGCAGTCAGGCAGAATCAGCCTCTGGTTGCCAGCATGGGGTGTCAGGCAGGGTAATCCATGGGGGAGCCTGGGAGAGAGGGCGGGGGTGTGGCACTGGTCTCAGGCTGGGGGAAGGAATTCACACCTGCATGGCTGAGGCTGGTGCCACCCCCTCTGATCACCGGGATCAGCCTCTCCTTCCCCAGGCTCAATTTGCACCCGCAGCCTGTATGGTTGGCACTGTCTCCCGTGGGGAGCCCCTGCCTGGCTCAGGGGAGACCCCGGTCCAGAGCCCACCTTTGGAGCTGCCCTGGCCTGGGCCTGGCCCTCCGGTGAGGCTGCAGTAGCCAGGAGAGGGCCAGTCAGAAAGGCCATCTGCCTGCAGGAGTTTCTAGCCAGCAGGCCAGGGGAAGGAAGTTGTCAGGCGTCCTGCGGGGAAGGCCACGGTTGCAGACAGGGGTGGCAGTCAGCTCCATGTAGCTCTGGGACCCAGGTGTGTGGCAGGGCCAGGAGCACGTTCTGCTGCTTTTCCAGACCCGACTCCAGTTCATTTCCCTGAGAGACCCTTTCACCCATCCCGGCCTGCATCTGCCTGTGTCGTCCTTTCCAGCAGCAGCCTTGTGGCTGTGCCTATTCTGTGCCCTCCGAGTTCTAGGTTGAGGGTGAGGATTGGATGAGTTGATCCACGCAAggctcctagcacagtgcctggcacatggttaAATAGACATGAAGTCGTAATAACCAGGTGTGTGACCCTGTCCTCAGTGTGAGTGCCACAGTGGGGTGGAGAGTGGCAGCTCTGCCGGGCAGGATCGTAGGGTCTCAGTGACAGGGCTCCCTCATTTCCCTGATAGGGAGAGAGTAAGCTCACTGAATAGTAAGTTGGCTGCATCTTTTCTGTCTGAGCCTCTCAGGGAAGCTTCCTAGAGGGATAAAGGCTTGAGCTTGAACTTGGAGGAGTTTGCAGGTGgctgggttggggtgggggtgggatgggggtgcCAGCATGCCAGGCAGGGGGAGCAGCATGGGCGAAGGTatggagatgggggagggatcTGGACGGGGTGCCTGTGGCTGCAGCACAGGGCGTGTGTGAGTGGGAAGCAGGTGAAGAGAGGAAGAGCGCAGGGGCTTCTGGGGGCTTCTGGACCCACCGTGGGAGCAGGCCAATGGCTGGCAGGGCTAGGTGGTGCAGGTGCCCCTCATGGATTTGGTCGAAGTGGGCACACATGCTTATGTCAGAGGCAtgtaaaccagagcaactccatcttgagtaggagctgggtaaaatgaggctgagacctactgggctgcatgcCCAGATGgtgaaggcattctaagtcacgggatgagataggaggtcagcacaagatacaggtcataatgaccttgctgataaaacaggttgcagtaaagaagctggtcAAAACCCACGAAAACCTAGATGGgcatgagagtgacctctggtcatcctcgctgctacactcccaccagcgccatgacagtttacaaatgccacagcTTTGTCAGGAAGTtgccctatatggtctaaaaagggtaggcatgaataatccaccccttgtttagcatatcatcaagaaataaccagaaaaatgtgcaaccagcagcccttggggctgttctgtctatggagtagtcattctttattcctttcctttcctaataaacttgatTTCACTTTacggactcgccctgaattctttcttgcgtgagatccaagaaccctctcctggggtctggatcgggacccctttcctgtaacacttaCAGCTCTGTACACCTCGTGGGTCTTGGAGGGAGGCTGGAGACAGCCCAGGGCTGAGGGCACCCCCTCCGTCAGGGGTAAGGCTGGTGcctgcagcctcagtctctgcCCCACCCACCAAGGCGGAAGGCTGGCCCCTAAGGAGGAGTGATGCCCCAGCGTCCTAAAGGAGCAGCGGGAGCTCCTTAgagtggtgggaggtggaggctggtggGGGTCAGGGTGGGAAGTGGGTACCTGGCTGGGTGAGCATCCCCAGATCTGTGGGACTGGCTCCTGCTTCATCACCCTGACCTGCCCCTGTGCTGAGAGGACGGATGAGAGGGTGGGGCCAGAGGCTCTGCAAACTGTGAAGGGCTGTGCTCACCCCCTCCTTGAGGTTGTTCATGCTTAGTTCAGCTGTGCTTCTTCCTGGGAGAAAGTCTTCGGAAGCTCAGGGAAAAGGCGGATCAGGAATGCGGAAGTGCCTGGGGAGGGAGCCGCTCAGAAGATTGTAGTCCACACCGTCCAAGCAATCCACACAGCAGTCCCCGAGAGCAATCaaggctggaggagggggtgcTACAGGCCTCTGagactggggaaggggaggagacaTGTTGAAAGGGGACAAGAAGGGACTTTTGGGGGTTGCGGGCATCTCATTTGTTTGTTAAGCCATTTCCTTATCACACCAGCCCATAAGGTAGGTCATATTTCTATCATACCTGTTGGAAAaggaaggctcagagagggtgagcaacctgccagggtcacacagcagacCTGGCATTTGAACTCAGGGCTCTGACTCATGGAAATCCCTCCACAGCAACAGAAAAGATCACAGAGAGGCTAGGGCCAAAGTCAGATTCTGC
This DNA window, taken from Macaca thibetana thibetana isolate TM-01 chromosome 13, ASM2454274v1, whole genome shotgun sequence, encodes the following:
- the C13H2orf50 gene encoding uncharacterized protein C2orf50 homolog, with translation MGSHPTPGLQRTTSPGHRLSPTRPPTSVSPAARIGPMASRGLAGGCQAPQALKAQRVAQGAACGGGVQQDQLWRELLEAERRGQRRWVQNWSFLKDYDSMGNKKEPEKLPDHVPLFSDTVPSSTNQVVGSRLDTPLGQTLIRMDFFFTEGARKKKLEDEMQPI